DNA sequence from the Phycisphaerae bacterium genome:
CAAGAGCGGCGATGCCCCCGAAGCGGAATTGGTCGCCGCCAAGTCCACCTACCTCCGCGCCAAGTCGGCAGTCACGGCCTCGACTGCCGCCTATGACCGGGCCCGCAACAATGAAAAACTGCTGGTCCAGCGGGCCGAGCAGGTGGTCGCGCAGGCGGAGGCCACTCTCAACCAGGCCAAGGCCCGGCTGGACTTCACCACGACGCGCGTGGAGCGCTGCACGATCGTCTCTCCGATCGACGGGATCGTGTTACGCCGATATCTGGACGAAGGCCAAACGGTGACGGCTGCGTTTCAAACGCCGCTGCTCTTTCTCCTGGCGCCGAGCCTCGATCGCATGAAGGTCAGCGCCAAGATCAGCGAATCCGACATCAGTCACATCGAGATCGGCCAGCCGGCGCGGTTCACCATCGAGGCCAAGCGGCCGGTCAAGTTTGAAGGGAAGATCCTGCACAAGCGCAATCAGCCGGATGTCATCCAAAACGTCGTGACGTATACCGTGCTCTTCGAGGTCGATAACGACGCGAAACGAACGTTGGTTCCGGGTCTGTCGGTGAATGTGGAGATCGAATGTGTGGCGAAGAAAAACGTGCCACAGATCGCCAACGCGGCCCTCCGCTTCAAACCGCCGCTGTCGCTGGAAGAGCGCCAGGACTTGCTGGGCGACGTCGAGTGGCCGCCGCAACCCACGACCGACGCCGAGGGCAATCCCGCGGACTATTGCTCCAAGGCCAGCGTGTGGGGTTTCGATACAAAATCGAAGA
Encoded proteins:
- a CDS encoding efflux RND transporter periplasmic adaptor subunit, with the translated sequence MRTWLIVAAVVVVIGGSALFISTTGGGGDFEISVATVETGPLTMTIETSGTVEPLSTVEVGCEVTGKIIELPVDNDQPVKKGQVICRIDPQLSQAENDQANADFERAKGALADAKIARNEQIANLPVMTRQALSEKEAAEAALVSAEFNNNRVENLAKSGDAPEAELVAAKSTYLRAKSAVTASTAAYDRARNNEKLLVQRAEQVVAQAEATLNQAKARLDFTTTRVERCTIVSPIDGIVLRRYLDEGQTVTAAFQTPLLFLLAPSLDRMKVSAKISESDISHIEIGQPARFTIEAKRPVKFEGKILHKRNQPDVIQNVVTYTVLFEVDNDAKRTLVPGLSVNVEIECVAKKNVPQIANAALRFKPPLSLEERQDLLGDVEWPPQPTTDAEGNPADYCSKASVWGFDTKSKTWRFVPIWVGITDNVSTEILSGPKPGESFVKRFIDNSSSSFGLKEAIKMARPDNRTL